From a region of the Anomalospiza imberbis isolate Cuckoo-Finch-1a 21T00152 chromosome 3, ASM3175350v1, whole genome shotgun sequence genome:
- the BPNT1 gene encoding 3'(2'),5'-bisphosphate nucleotidase 1 produces MASPALLMRVVASAYSVAEKAATIVRNVMSAGDLGIVEKAGPNDLQTKADRLVQMSICASLARKFPKVTIIGEEELPTDDVTEDLIEDGHCEEILKKPCPAQYTGIKEEELVIWVDPLDGTKEYTEGLLDHVTVLIGIAYGGKAIAGVINQPYYNYEAGANAVLGRTIWGVLGMGAFGFQLTEAPAGKHIVVTTRSHSSALVNDCITALNPDHVIRVGGAGNKIIQLIEGKASAYVFASPGCKKWDTCAPEAILHAVGGKITDIHGNSFQYNKEVKHMNSAGVLATLRNYDYYASRIPNTVKESLVP; encoded by the exons ATggcttctccagctctcctcaTGCGTGTAGTGGCCTCGGCATATTCTGTTGCAGAAAAAGCTGCAACAATTGTTAGAAATGTGATGTCTGCAGGAGATCTGGGCATAGTGGAGAAG GCTGGACCCAATGACTTGCAGACCAAAGCTGACCGACTGGTACAAATGAGCATTTGTGCTTCCCTGGCACGGAAGTTTCCCAAGGTGACAATCATAGGAGAAGAA GAGCTGCCCACTGATGATGTAACTGAAGATTTAATTGAAGATGGTCACTGTGAAGAAATACTGAAGAAACCTTGTCCTGCTCAGTACACAGGAATTAAAGAGGAAGAG CTTGTAATATGGGTTGATCCCTtggatggaaccaaggagtaCACTGAAG GTCTCCTTGACCACGTAACGGTTCTTATTGGAATTGCCTATGGAGGCAAAGCAATAGCAGGAGTTATTAACCAGCCATATTACAACTATGAG GCAGGAGCTaatgctgtgctgggcaggacaATCTGGGGAGTGCTGGGCATGGGTGCCTTTGGCTTTCAGCTGACAGAAGCACCTGCTGGCAAACACATCGTTGTTACCACCCGCTCCCACAGCAGTGCCCTGGTGAATGACTGCATCACTGCCTTGAACCCAGACCATGTCATTAGAGTTGGAGGAGCAGGAAACAAG ATCATTCAACTCATAGAAGGCAAAGCATCTGCTTATGTATTTGCCAGTCCTGGGTGCAAGAAGTGGGATACATGTGCACCTGAAGCTATCCTACATGCTGTGGGAG gcaAGATAACTGATATCCATGGAAATTCATTTCAGTATAACAAGGAGGTGAAACACATGAATTCAGCTGGAGTCCTTGCCACTTTGAGAAATTATGACTACTATGCCAGTCGTATTCCAAACACTGTGAAAGAATCTCTTGTGCCTTAA